The sequence ACGTTTTAGCCAACGCAGATAAATTAAGCAAATCAACAAACCTTGAATCGTTCAAAAAGAAAAAAACGAATCTGAAGCAAGCGATTCAGGAATATAAATCCATCAAAAGCAACTTCCGCTGTTTAACTCCACCCTCAAAGCTACAATCAAATATTGTCCGATAAAGTGTAAGCGATTGCTTTCTGTCTTCGGCCTTTTAATTCAACCGGACCCAGTTTTATAGGTTTAAAAACCTCATCGATGTGTTTTGCAGTCGTGTCGCCGAGAACAAAATCATAGCCGCGTGCCCCTGCGACTGTATTGAGGCGAAAAGCCACGTTCACCGTGTCCCCTAATACAGTAAAATCCCGGGAGCCGCGTGCACCAACGGTGCCAATCATCACCTGGCCGGTATTGAGAGAAACACGGCAATCCCAATCATAAGCGTCCCCGTGCAGCCACTTCGGACTTTCTGAAAGGAGCCGCGTCTCTTTTTTTATTTCAACCGCGGCACGGGCGGCCTCAATCGCTAAAATCTTGGCGTTTAAATCCGTGCCGCGCCAAAAAGCCATGACACAATCCCCCATGTACTTGTCAACTTTGCCGTCATGTTCACCGATAATTTGCGTCATTCGTTCAAACCAGTACTGCAGCGTTCTGGTCACATCTTCGGGCGGTAAAAGTTCGCTGAGTTTAGTATAGCCGACGATATCTGCTACGAGAACGGTGACGATGCAGGAAGTGGTTATTGGATCGAACCGCGTTCCCACCAGCTGCAAATTGGTTTTGGAGTCAATATCCGAAAGCAGCTCAATTTTTAGTTTAGCAGGTCCGACGTCGACAACATCGCCGGTTTCGAGCTTGACCGGGGCGGTCACGGGATTGCCATTGACAAAAGTGCCGTTGGTGCTCGACAAATCACTCACCCGAAGCGATGAGGTCGATGAAGTTAAAATTGCATGGAACCGGGAAACATTGGGAATGTCGAGAATCAGCTCATTTGAGGCGTCTCTGCCCAGGCGGATGGTTTTTTCTTTATGCACGACCACATGTTCAGGAATGGTCACGTTCTCTGTCTGCTGGTAATCAGCCAGGGAAATTGTCTTTTTTGCGCCGGGGATAACAATTCGGCCGCTGCCCGGTTGGGCCTCAACTAAAACGATAGCAAGGGGTTGTTCATCTGTTGCTTTTTCTTCTGGCATTTAATCCAATGCAGTTTAGTTGAAAGCAATTTGCAAAAATATGACAAATTAGTCAAGAGAATTGCAGTAGGTAAGAGATTCGTTGAAAGGAAGGCTTTATGGGTCAATCTGTTTTAATTATTCGTTCATTTATGCCTTTTTAGTAGGTAGTAAAAACCTTTCGTCCTCTGGATACTGGATTCATATTGCGTGACACAAACAGCACGGGGTTCAAGTCGCCGTCCCGCGTGAGGATAGTGGCGGACGTAGATGGCGACTCGGGTTGTTGAATTATATTTAGACATAAGATGGCTATTTAAGACTCACCTAGACGTGTAATTTGTGCTTCTAGTAAAGCGGGCGATAGGGCAAATTCAAAAGGAGGTGGCGCAATCATCTCTATTTGAAACTCCTTTGTCTTAATGTATTTTATACCTGGATAAAGAAGGATAAAGACCAAAAGAGTAAGAAAGTACGTAAAGAAAGGCAGGTCGGCTTTAATGCTCTCTTTGATGGCAGAAAACCAAGACGGATTGGAAAAATAGAGGATAAA comes from candidate division KSB1 bacterium and encodes:
- a CDS encoding FHA domain-containing protein, translating into MPEEKATDEQPLAIVLVEAQPGSGRIVIPGAKKTISLADYQQTENVTIPEHVVVHKEKTIRLGRDASNELILDIPNVSRFHAILTSSTSSLRVSDLSSTNGTFVNGNPVTAPVKLETGDVVDVGPAKLKIELLSDIDSKTNLQLVGTRFDPITTSCIVTVLVADIVGYTKLSELLPPEDVTRTLQYWFERMTQIIGEHDGKVDKYMGDCVMAFWRGTDLNAKILAIEAARAAVEIKKETRLLSESPKWLHGDAYDWDCRVSLNTGQVMIGTVGARGSRDFTVLGDTVNVAFRLNTVAGARGYDFVLGDTTAKHIDEVFKPIKLGPVELKGRRQKAIAYTLSDNI